The sequence GATGAAAAATATTTCCAGGGCGACTTCGCTTTTCTGCCGCAGGTCAGCGCGGCGGTTCATCAGCCTGTGCTGTGCAAAGACTTTATTATTTCGGAATACCAGATCTATCTGGCACGCTATTACCAGGCCGACGCCATTCTGCTGATGTTATCCGTTTTGGACGATAGTCAATACCGCCAGCTGTCCGCCGTCGCCCATAGCCTGAAGCTGGGGGTTCTGACCGAGGTCAGCAATGAGGAGGAGCTACAGCGCGCGATCCAGCTGGAGGCGCGCGTGGTGGGGATTAACAACCGCGACCTGCGCGATCTTTCCATCGATCTTGATCGCACCCGCCGGCTGGCGCCGCGCCTGCCGGAGGGCGTTAGCGTTATCAGCGAGTCGGGGATTCACCGTCATGCGCAGATCCGCGAACTGAGCCGCTTTGCCGACGGTTTTCTTATCGGCAGTTCATTGATGTCCGAGCCGGACCTGACGCTGGCGGTGCGCCGCGTTATCCTGGGGGAAAACAAAGTCTGCGGCCTGACCCGCGCCGAAGACGCCCAGGCGGCCTATCAGGCCGGCGCCGTCTACGGCGGTCTGATTTTTGTCGCGTCCTCGCCGCGCCATGTGTCGCCGGAACAGGCGCGCCGCCTGACCGCCAGCGCCCCGCTGCGTTATGTCGGCGTATTTCGCGACGAGCCGGTCGAGCGGATTGTCAGCCTCGCCGGCGAATTAAAGCTGGCGGCGGTGCAACTGCACGGCAACGAAGACCAGCTCGTCATTTCGCAGTTGCGTGAACAACTGCCCGCCGACTGCCAAATCTGGAAAGCGCAGAGCGTAACCGGCGAGTGTCCGGCCAGAAACTTGCCGCACATCGATCGCTATGTGCTGGACAACGCCCAGGGCGGCAGCGGCCGAACCTTTGACTGGTCGCTGCTTCAGGGCGAGAATCTGGACAACGTGTTATTGGCCGGCGGTTTGAATGCGGACAACTGCGGGCAGGCCGCCCAGTTGGGATGCGCCGGACTGGACTTCAACTCCGGGGTGGAAAGTCAGCCCGGTCACAAAGATCCACAGCGAATCGCGGCTGTTTTTCAGGCGTTACGGACGCTATAACTCCTTACCCGTAAGCGCACTACGCCATTTAAAATCGATAAAAGACAGGAATATTATGACGTTACTTAATCCATACTTTGGCGAATTCGGCGGACAGTATGTACCGCAGATCCTTGTCCCGGCCCTACGCCAACTGGAAGAAGCCTTTGTCGGCGCGCAGCAGGATCCCGGCTTTCAGGCCGAATTTACCGACCTGCTGAAAAACTATGCCGGACGCCCCACCGCGCTGACCCTATGTAAAAACCTGACCAAGGGCACGCGCACCAGGCTGTACCTGAAGCGTGAAGACTTGCTGCACGGCGGAGCGCACAAAACCAACCAGGTGCTGGGACAGGCGCTGCTGGCCCAGCGGATGGGGAAAAACGAAATTATCGCCGAGACCGGCGCCGGTCAACACGGCGTCGCCGCCGCGCTGGCCTGCGCCCTGCTGGGATTGAAATGCCGTATCTATATGGGCGCCAAGGACGTTGAACGCCAGTCCCCCAACGTATTCCGTATGCGCCTGATGGGCGCCGAAGTCATCCCGGTTCACAGCGGTTCCGCCACCCTGAAAGACGCCTGCAACGAAGCGCTGCGCGACTGGTCCGGCAGCTATGAGAAGGCGCACTACCTGCTGGGCACGGCGGCGGGTCCGCACCCCTTCCCCACCATCGTGCGCGAATTTCAGCGCATGATCGGCGAAGAAATAAAATCCCAGATGCTGGAAAGAGAAGGTCGCCTGCCCGATGCGCTGCTGGCGTGCGTGGGCGGCGGCTCCAACGCCATCGGTATGTTCGCCGACTTTATCGATGACAGCGCCGTCCGCCTGATCGGCGTCGAACCCGCCGGGCTGGGGATTGAAACCGGACAACACGGCGCGCCGCTCAAGCACGGACGCGTCGGCATCTACTTCGGCATGAAATCGCCGATGATGCAGACCGCGGACGGGCAGATCGAAGAATCCTATTCGATTTCCGCCGGCCTGGACTTCCCGTCCGTCGGCCCGCAGCACGCCTATCTGAACAGCATCGGCCGGGCCGACTATGTGTCGATTACCGATGACGAAGCGCTGGAGGCGTTTAAGGAACTCTCCCGCCATGAAGGCATTATCCCGGCGCTGGAGTCCTCCCACGCGCTGGCCTATGCGCTGAAAATGATCGAGCAGGAACCGCAGAAAGATCAGATTCTGGTGGTCAACCTATCCGGCCGCGGCGATAAAGACATATTTACCGTTCACGATATTTTGAAAGCTCGGGGAGAAATTTAATGGAGCGCTATCAACACCTGTTCAAACGTCTGGCCGGCAATAAAGAAGGCGCATTCGTCCCCTTTGTCACGCTGGGCGATCCGTCGCCCGAGCAGTCGCTGAAAATCATTGATACCCTGATCGCCGCCGGCGCCGACGCGCTGGAACTGGGTATCCCCTTTTCCGACCCGCTGGCCGACGGACCGACGATTCAGGATGCCACGCTGCGCGCCTTCGCCGCCGGCGTCACCCCCGGACACTGTTTTGAAATGCTTGCCGCCATCCGCCAGAAATACCCTGATATCCCAGTCGGCCTGCTGATGTACGCCAATCTGGTGTTCAGCAACGGCATCGACGAGTTTTATCAGCGTTGCGCCCGGGTCGGCGTCGACTCGGTGCTGGTTGCCGACGTGCCGGTTGAAGAGTCCGCCCCGTTCCGCGCCGCCGCCCAGCGTCACGGCATCGCGCCGATTTTTATCTGTCCCCCCAATGCGGATGACGACCTGCTGCGCGAGATTGCCTCCTACGGCCGCGGCTATACCTATTTATTGTCGCGCGCGGGGGTAACCGGCGCGGAAAAACGGGCGCAGCTGCCGCTTCATCACCTGATTGCCAAACTGCATGAATACCATGCCGCGCCGCCGTTGCAAGGGTTCGGCATATCAGAACCCTCGCAGGTGCGGGAATCATTGACCGCCGGCGCCGCCGGTGCGATCTCCGGTTCGGCAATCGTCAAGATTATCGAAAAAAATCGCCATCAGCCCGACGAAATGCTGGCGCAGCTCCACGCTTTCGTCAACGCCATGAAAGCAGCGACGCGTTCATAAGCACCGCGCCATATACGGACAAAGACTTCACCACCTCCATAGGAGGTGGTTTAACAGCGACAACAATAACGGCGACACCAAAACCGTGTTGCCATTTTATTAAAATCAGAAACGGTAGCCGACGCCAAACATAAATACCCAGGGATCCAAACGGGTGCTGACGTTTTGCTGTTCCCCACCGGCTTTAAACTTCACCTCGGTGTCAATATCCATCCACCACAGCGAGGCGTTGATCAGCCAGTTTTTATCCAGGTTGTAATCCAGACCGGCCTGCGCCGCCACCCCCCAGGAGTTTTTCAGACTCAGATCGCTCAACCCTGCGTCTTTGCCTCTTTGATTGAATTTTTCATCATAAAACATGGTGTAGTTTATGCCCACGCCGAGGTAAGGCCGCAGTTTGTCGGCCTTGTCGCCAAAGTAATACTGCGCCACCAGCGACGGCGGCAGGTGGCTTACTTCGGCAATATTGCCAACCCCATTCAGCCCGACCTTGTGGGTAAACGGCGTCGCCGCCAATAGTTCCACGCCAATGTTGTCAGTCACCAGATAGCTGAACGTCAGACCCAACTGGGTATTATTGTCAACCTTGAACGAACCCAGGCTGCCCAGCACATTGTCGGACCCTTCAACCGGGCGCACGGTTGCCGTGCCGCCACGAACAATGATATCCCCCGCCTGATGAGCCTGGGTCAAGGCCGGCATAAGCGCTACAGCCAGTAATACAAAAGACGCCTTTTTCATTATCCACTCCCTTTATATGGTTTAATTTCGAGCGAAATATACCTTTATGCCATCATTCTTGTTTTAAGCCAGATCACATCTTTAAAGAGTTTTTTGCACATTTCACCTCCTATCAAATTCACATAAACCATTAAAAAAACAAGAATTGATTGTGGGGGAGTGATCATTTTTACATAGCTAAGAGAGAGAGTCTGAGAGAGTCTGGAGCCTTGAATGACGGGGCTTGTGGGCGAATTCAGGGATTTTGCACGGCTCAGAAAAAAATGCGAAAAAATAGTGTTTTTTG comes from Brenneria nigrifluens DSM 30175 = ATCC 13028 and encodes:
- the trpCF gene encoding bifunctional indole-3-glycerol-phosphate synthase TrpC/phosphoribosylanthranilate isomerase TrpF, whose product is MQETILNKIVRDKAVWVAARQKKQPLSTFQHEVMPSQRDFYQALRQNKPAFILECKKASPSKGLIRDDFDPVAIAQVYQDYASAISVLTDEKYFQGDFAFLPQVSAAVHQPVLCKDFIISEYQIYLARYYQADAILLMLSVLDDSQYRQLSAVAHSLKLGVLTEVSNEEELQRAIQLEARVVGINNRDLRDLSIDLDRTRRLAPRLPEGVSVISESGIHRHAQIRELSRFADGFLIGSSLMSEPDLTLAVRRVILGENKVCGLTRAEDAQAAYQAGAVYGGLIFVASSPRHVSPEQARRLTASAPLRYVGVFRDEPVERIVSLAGELKLAAVQLHGNEDQLVISQLREQLPADCQIWKAQSVTGECPARNLPHIDRYVLDNAQGGSGRTFDWSLLQGENLDNVLLAGGLNADNCGQAAQLGCAGLDFNSGVESQPGHKDPQRIAAVFQALRTL
- the trpA gene encoding tryptophan synthase subunit alpha, with the translated sequence MERYQHLFKRLAGNKEGAFVPFVTLGDPSPEQSLKIIDTLIAAGADALELGIPFSDPLADGPTIQDATLRAFAAGVTPGHCFEMLAAIRQKYPDIPVGLLMYANLVFSNGIDEFYQRCARVGVDSVLVADVPVEESAPFRAAAQRHGIAPIFICPPNADDDLLREIASYGRGYTYLLSRAGVTGAEKRAQLPLHHLIAKLHEYHAAPPLQGFGISEPSQVRESLTAGAAGAISGSAIVKIIEKNRHQPDEMLAQLHAFVNAMKAATRS
- the ompW gene encoding outer membrane protein OmpW produces the protein MKKASFVLLAVALMPALTQAHQAGDIIVRGGTATVRPVEGSDNVLGSLGSFKVDNNTQLGLTFSYLVTDNIGVELLAATPFTHKVGLNGVGNIAEVSHLPPSLVAQYYFGDKADKLRPYLGVGINYTMFYDEKFNQRGKDAGLSDLSLKNSWGVAAQAGLDYNLDKNWLINASLWWMDIDTEVKFKAGGEQQNVSTRLDPWVFMFGVGYRF
- the trpB gene encoding tryptophan synthase subunit beta — encoded protein: MMTLLNPYFGEFGGQYVPQILVPALRQLEEAFVGAQQDPGFQAEFTDLLKNYAGRPTALTLCKNLTKGTRTRLYLKREDLLHGGAHKTNQVLGQALLAQRMGKNEIIAETGAGQHGVAAALACALLGLKCRIYMGAKDVERQSPNVFRMRLMGAEVIPVHSGSATLKDACNEALRDWSGSYEKAHYLLGTAAGPHPFPTIVREFQRMIGEEIKSQMLEREGRLPDALLACVGGGSNAIGMFADFIDDSAVRLIGVEPAGLGIETGQHGAPLKHGRVGIYFGMKSPMMQTADGQIEESYSISAGLDFPSVGPQHAYLNSIGRADYVSITDDEALEAFKELSRHEGIIPALESSHALAYALKMIEQEPQKDQILVVNLSGRGDKDIFTVHDILKARGEI